The proteins below come from a single Octopus sinensis linkage group LG10, ASM634580v1, whole genome shotgun sequence genomic window:
- the LOC115216467 gene encoding uncharacterized protein LOC115216467, translating to MKRNKIVKDNHSHSCVPSGTKQLAAGESCLNSRRKLDFKNKLPLDGKRIYLDLRGLKQRNVEESLSKFGAIIEKFLSKEIHYFVTDQSKVKEKNDDPNTSGSPSVYMSSPFNSGQTPSPSTFDKKALSVTRGRAMLQCVKIDSVPENIVDKARKLGVKIVPYTSLMKWISKEKTLLENAKAACVSNLRAKTVDNQKRKKTAKLKYLKKPYIKFEAINKHYRPVVMEFTSWPHINLSSAPGSCPFDEWLSCVSATKPQPANKDVPVAWSAESGAPQNAANLTRNNNNNNNTTTTTKKCTLSQQVASQKIPGRRLVNWERRKLAEKKLRQGFCECCDVRFDDVKKHLNSTEHCAFRKNEANYKQLDKLIDRGRAIHQFVENVVSEMVSSSDDNSERDYEFSESTDKVMLLSLKNSSPDAQQTKRQSEKHCHSLTAHSLSSCDVSIEDVTTKNLLMKESDAQSLALENPQTPLKKVSQITKRASENSWKSPTRSPFKCLFNSPSRLDRHCNDKPPLCNKQAKQTAVSLSAMTAKAEPLISPSKPLEFPNKIKRHLSTLQNDIPPDCTAPSKSLKNSEQENYKPSVNCLPPQLEKFPIPKCNKAPKSEKHVCLSEQQKTIKSPVGNVCLNLSPPVLEKWDKLTTNHSPENSPEANHTVQVKRSFRSSSHKKPQSKRQRLVKLGEKWQVLSQQSVKKILFNDESPESFIGFHPQEIFKSDYSSDISFETVSEVLLTDHSDFEWTLGNSDGPFSEPSSQTAGGHRTSFSWIQYKKLVLIMKSQFAIVQIQKRNPLL from the exons CTGCAGGTGAAAGTTGTCTAAATAGCAGAAGAAAGCTtgacttcaaaaacaaacttccACTTGATGGTAAAAGGATTTATCTTGACTTAAGAGGATTAAAACAGAGGAATGTTGAAGAAAGTTTGAGCAAATTTGGAGCA aTCATTGAGAAATTCCTCAGCAAAGAGATCCATTACTTTGTTACTGATCAgtcaaaagtaaaagagaaaaatgatgatCCAAATACCTCAGGAAGTCCAAGTGTCTATATGTCAAGCCCATTCAACAGTGGCcaaactccatccccttcaactTTTGACAAAAAGGCTCTCTcg GTTACTCGTGGAAGAGCCATGCTACAATGTGTTAAAATAGATTCTGTT cctGAGAATATTGTTGACAAAGCAAGAAAACTGGGAGTCAAGATTGTGCCCTAtacaa GTTTAATGAAATGGATCAGCAAAGAGAAGACTTTGTTGGAGAATGCCAAAGCAGCTTGTGTATCAAACTTAAGAGCCAAAACTGTG gataatcagaaaagaaagaaaacagcaaaAT TGAAATACTTAAAGAAGCCCTACATAAAATTTGAAGCAATCAACAAACATTATCGTCCAGTTGTGATGGAGTTTACTAGCTGGCCCCACATTAACTTGTCTTCAGCACCAGGCAGCTGTCCCTTTGATGAGTGGCTAAGTTGTGTCAGTGCCACTAAGCCACAACCAGCGAATAAAGATGTTCCTGTAGCCTGGTCAGCAGAGTCTGGAGCACCACAGAATGCAGCCAATCTAActcgcaacaacaataacaacaacaacaccaccaccaccaccaaaaaatg CACACTCAGTCAACAGGTTGCATCACAGAAGATCCCTGGGCGGCGTCTAGTGAACTGGGAGAGAAGGAAGCTTGCAGAGAAGAAACTTCGGCAGGGTTTCTGTGAATGTTGTGATGTTCgttttgatgatgttaaaaaG CACCTTAATTCCACTGAGCATTGTGCATTTAGAAAGAATGAAGCTAATTACAAGCAGCTAGACAAACTGATAGATCGTGGTAGAGCTATCCATCAGTTTGTTGAGAATGTTGTGTCTGAAATGGTGTCTTCATCTGATGACAACAG tGAACGAGATTATGAATTCTCTGAATCAACAGACAAAGTGATGctactttctttgaaaaattctaGCCCAGATGCTCAACAAACCAAAAGACAGTCTGAAAAACATTGTCATTCCCTAACAGCGCATTCATTGTCTTCCTGTGATGTCTCCATAGAAGATGTTACTACAAAGAACCTATTGATGAAAGAATCTGATGCTCAGTCACTGGCCTTGGAAAATCCTCAAACACCATTAAAGAAAGTTTCTCAAATTACAAAGagggcttcagaaaattcttgGAAAAGTCCTACTCGAAGTccatttaaatgtttgtttaattcACCTAGTCGCTTGGATCGCCATTGCAATGATAAACCTCCACTTTGTAATAAACAGGCCAAACAGACTGCTGTTTCATTGTCAGCTATGACTGCTAAGGCAGAACCTTTAATTTCACCTTCAAAACCCTTAGAAtttccaaacaaaataaaaagacatTTATCAACCCTGCAAAACGACATCCCACCTGACTGTACTGCTCCTAGTAAGTCACTAAAAAATTCGGAACAGGAAAATTACAAACCTTCTGTAAATTGTCTTCCACCACAACTAGAAAAGTTCCCAATCCCCAAATGTAACAAAGCACCAAAGAGTGAAAAACATGTTTGTTTGAGTGAACAGCAAAAGACCATAAAATCCCCTGTTGGCAATGTATGCCTTAATCTATCACCACCAGTTCTGGAGAAGTGGGATAAATTAACAACAAATCATTCTCCAGAAAATAGCCCAGAAGCCAATCACACTGTTCAGGTTAAGCGTAGCTTTCGGTCATCCTCCCACAAGAAACCACAATCTAAACGTCAGCGTTTGGTCAAGCTTGGAGAAAAATGGCAGGTTTTGAGCCAACAAAGTGTGAAGAAGATATTGTTTAATGATGAATCGCCTGAGTCATTCATAGGTTTCCATCCCCAGGAAATCTTTAAGAGTGATTATTCTTCAGATATTTCTTTTGAAACTGTTTCTGAAGTACTTCTTACTGATCATTCTGATTTCGAATGGACTTTAGGTAACAGTGATGGCCCTTTCAGTGAGCCATCCTCACAAACAGCTGGTGGTCACCGAACATCATTCTCTTGGATTCAGTACAAGAAGCTTGTTCTAATCATGAAGTCTCAGTTCGCCATAGTCcaaatacagaaaagaaatcCTCTCCTTTGA
- the LOC115216468 gene encoding uncharacterized protein LOC115216468: protein MKILLISRKPHLTRNFMVPPTSINTYNNLPCTDMGCLPNSTTISTVQSFQIFSPVFSCEDSELPAMPSVSNQVQLPQHVADFKSQDQNISEDSHAAVDFQNLLPPTLTSINEQTFTTASPFQSNEAQLPLNSTATYDPLPVLNFESSFNLPVQNFEMLPNLVTAVEVNTTFSPISTILTAPLTAETNFSPSISTELPHQSQCDSAQNAGTIGADIEQISETAVAVLDCLSDNEGQTQNVSNVDHQHQPVQVTELAASSSSSSSFFDSSASSELNPSLTSEQQEVSPVIGFVSLSNFATSHIEDCGMSVRRDFRIQPSMLSHSTESSSKSANSVTQKCKPSKKLCGFVTGYQDSKQTIDNSSVPLVTHSDLLSDYKSSQYSSTCSSDPQVSNSTNTSKSESDTIDSLVKLAADNTEDAASDETVATSDWNTLKNDSYADVKDSGFLSIEEITPKKSPMLTDSKSSEFSKKFSALAKPCSVVLEKTDLLLAGFSHKALDKQNIFSVKRANSTLNKTPEAVSKPRLLKRLSDTHKTFRLDYIPSGNTNRRLTPRMSTYRTRCK from the exons ATGAAGATTCTCTTGATAAGCCGGAAACCACATCTGACCAGAAACTTTATG GTACCACCTACCTCAATCAACACTTACAACAACCTGCCGTGTACTGACATGGGCTGTCTACCGAACTCTACTACCATTTCAACTGTACAGTCATTTCAGATCTTCTCTCCAGTATTTTCCTGTGAAGACTCTGAACTTCCAGCCATGCCATCAGTGTCTAATCAGGTTCAACTGCCTCAACATGTTGCCGACTTCAAGTCTCAAGACCAAAATATCTCAGAAGACAGTCATGCAGCTGTAGACTTCCAAAACCTCTTGCCTCCTACTCTTACTAGTATAAACGAACAAACATTCACTACCGCTTCCCCTTTTCAATCTAATGAGGCCCAGCTTCCATTGAATTCTACTGCAACCTATGATCCGCTGCCTGTATTAAACTTTGAAAGTTCATTTAACTTACCTGTGCAAAATTTCGAGATGTTACCAAATCTTGTAACTGCTGTTGAAGTAAACACTACATTTTCACCAATATCAACAATACTTACTGCTCCTCTGACAGCTGAAACCAATTTCTCACCAAGTATTTCTACAGAATTACCTCACCAATCTCAGTGTGACTCTGCACAGAATGCTGGCACTATTGGTGCTGATATTGAGCAAATATCTGAAACTGCTGTTGCAGTACTAGATTGTTTATCTGAtaatgaaggacaaacacaaaatgTCAGTAATGTAGATCATCAACATCAACCAGTGCAAGTGACAGAGCTAGctgcttcatcttcatcatcttcaagcTTCTTTGACTCTTCTGCTAGCTCAGAGTTAAATCCATCACTAACTTCAGAACAACAAGAGGTTTCACCAGTTATTGGTTTTGTCTCGTTATCTAACTTTGCGACATCACACATCGAAGATTGTGGAATGTCAGTTCGTCGTGATTTCAGAATTCAACCTTCCATGCTATCTCATTCAACAGAATCATCATCAAAGTCTGCAAATTCTGTCACACAGAAGTGTAAGCCAAGTAAAAAGCTCTGTGGTTTTGTTACTGGTTACCAGGATTCTAAACAAACTATAGATAATAGCTCAGTCCCTCTGGTAACACACAGTGATTTGCTGTCTGATTACAAAAGCTCTCAGTATAGTAGTACATGTTCTTCAGATCCTCAGGTGTCTAATAGCACCAACACCTCCAAAAGTGAAAGTGATACAATTGACTCATTGGTGAAGCTAGCTGCGGACAATACAGAAGATGCTGCATCAGATGAGACTGTAGCAACTTCAGACTGGAATACTTTAAAGAACGACAGTTATGCTGATGTCAAAGACAGCGGCTTTCTCAGCATTGAAGAAATAACGCCTAAAAAATCTCCCATGTTAACTGATTCTAAAAGCAGTGAATTTTCCAAAAAGTTTTCTGCCCTGGCTAAACCATGTTCGGTGGTACTGGAAAAAACAGATTTGCTTCTGGCTGGTTTCTCACACAAGGCTCTTGACAAACAGAACATTTTTTCAGTTAAACGAGCTAACAGTACACTGAACAAGACTCCAGAAGCAGTTTCAAAGCCAAGACTTTTAAAACGTCTGTCAGACACACACAAGACATTTCGGTTAGACTACATACCCAGCGGCAACACAAACCGCAGGTTGACACCACGTATGTCTACCTACAGGACACGGTGTAAATGA